The region AGGAACTCGGAAGTGCCATTTCCCCACATAACATTTTCTAAGCTATCCTCTAGGCCTCGTTTGCCCATAGGCTCTTGATGACTCTCTCACAAATAACAACCTACAGTCTGCAACTCAAGGCTAGAACTTTCCGTCCTTAACCTTGTCACTGCTATGTCAATCAAATCCTTAGTTTACTATCCAAAGTCTGACAGTCTCCAGGTTTTATCCACTTAGGACAAGAATTCTCAGACTTAAGGTCTACTACACCTTTaataagtttggacctctattaTCCTTTCGCTCTCTCACACTCCTCCTTGCAAAAGATACTACCCTACTCCTGGAACTCATACGACCTCTCATCAGAATCCGTCTCTTAACTTCTATTCCTTCTACTGTTTCATCTTTATGAAACAAGAGTAGATACTATCAGGTCGAACGGTAATTCTGTCACATCTAGTTTTAACCACGTCGCACAAGCTAAATCTATAACAGAATGTGTAGTACCACAATTAAATAGTacgataagggaattacccggGATCTCGCGGGTACCGCGGATTAGACCCTCGTCTTTATCAACTTCAGTTCCACTAATGAAGTTgacccttccaccagcagtaggccttCTTGCCCTAGCAACATTTACAGCAACCTCAActttaggaatcctgcactctACGGCAGTGTGAcctggcttgttgcagttccaGCACAACAGAGGACCTTCAGTACAGCGATTAGCAAAATGCCCCTTTTTGTTGCACCTAAAGCAAGTCACATCCTCTCGGCTCACCGAAAGAGGTCTCGGTCCAGTTCCATCCCCGCCCGAGGGATAAAAAGTCCCAGAAGCTGCTCCCTCACCCTGGGAACGGAGGTATAGCTTCTTCTGATAGTGCTTGCCCTTGTCATCTCTTCCTTGGTTAGTCCTTGTCGGACCACCACTTCCTTGGTTAGACTTGTTCAGACCTTGGTACTTTCCCCTTGCGTTATCAATGGCCTCGATtcccttggtcttctccaccagcacttggtagcggTTCAGCcctagcggttgcaccgccctctgtAGCTCATAACTCAGCCCATCAATGAAGCGCTCGCACATATAGCCTTCATCTATCTGTCCTCGAAAGTAGCGGAAATGTTTCGCCAACGACTCTAACTTAGAAGCATACTCAGCtacggtcatgcctccttgacggagtctcagaaattgtgcttccttagcggctctagcactagcaggaaagtacttgtccaggaAAGCTCCCCGGAAGCACTCCCAAGTGATAGCTTGAGGGTCGGCTTCCATCATAGCTCTAGCCCcgcgccaccaatactcagcttcaccagtCAGCAGGTAGGTCGCATAATCCACTTTCATCTCAGCAGTGGTACGCAGAAAGgtgaagatcttctccaactcctggagccataagtcagcttcttccggatcgaagcccccagagaactttggcggatcctgacgcttgaaatcgtTCAGACCCCTAGTCTGAGCAGCAGCTTGTTCACGCTCCTCACGCTGAACACGGCGAGCATTTTCTTCAGCAtggttttgtgcagccaccagagcagcagtagcagcacgttgagcttcagcgTCTTCCCTTGCGAcagtgttagtaacttgttgtgccataagggcagttagattagcaatagcttgctccatcggattcatgttgtctgaaccttgagtctcgtccagttgtggaaacctcctgttcctgttttcatgaacagtcaaagaccacaacagatactcaggccagaacaacacgaggctctataataactaactatgtatatacttatatcaaatgtataattaacgataaatagcataaggttattcacctaAGAACAACCTTcaagaataatttatataaacagtaatcaagcacacccttcctccgattgacaccccatcaatcggtctcagagttcaaacatcttaagcagacactctacccaaaagctctagttttctcaaccaaagctctgataccacaattgtaacgccccaatttctcaactgaggaatcacattagttacctaaccaaatctaaggactatttcgtaatcctaagaaaacacgatatattttttctcttttcgaaacaactaaacatagttgaatacataacatagactttattaaacaacccgttcccgacatataataatagtgccttacaatatcgtaagcaggtttccaaaataagtacgctcacttagacaagtggcgaagataaggtttaaacaacagagttttcagatggagaaagaaactcagacatagtcctccaaaaagggagaagcaactgtttcatccacctctactcgaccgcccacggtcacggtctccaactcgaacagctaagcttcagcggaaggctctccatcgcctaatagcgttaagcgcccaaacaacaaatagcaaatagaaagggttaactccatgcaattaccatgtatgaaagagaaaatcatgctattcaaatttaattacctatcatggtaaataaactagcaacataactacactcatatatcaacaacttaacatatgacatcaaatcagatatcaaaaacctcaacaatataacatcaattcagatatcaacagCCTCAACAATATAATATCAATTCAGATGTCGACAACCTCAACAAAATAGATTAACTCAGCTATCAACCACTTAAAATATCAGATGAcaataaaaccaacaatatgagttgatcaataacgtctcaacagacgggacaaccaggtgaacacaatcacctgacagccacttaaacgtcacacaagacgggacaaccaggtgaacacaatcacctgacagccacttattgcgccacacaaggcgggacaaccgggtgaacacaatcacctcaTTGCCGCTTATCGCCACACAAGGCaggacaaccaggtgaacatAATCACCTGACCGCTGCATATACGTCAACTCAATTCCATATCAGCATaaacacatcaagctctattgagcgatgaatcaataattcAGTGTTgaaaaacataaccctgtcatatcaactagaaagcagtaatgacagaaaccagtaaacggccgaagcctctcagaaaacggagacacacgtctcaataagttcattcagctgaagccttcagaaaacatttggcacaagcctcagaaacagtcaatataagcaagcatacaacattgcaaacataataatcataatccaatgccaatcaatataaacatcttcatctcaaacgcatgcaatGCGATAAAAgaaggcaagactcaaagacgctctaaactGAGTTActcttaccttcgtgagtagaagttgggcatggaaggtGTGAACCTTGAGGCCTAcccgtagcaacgaacagagcaacgatcaggcaagaaccggaaaaaaaactcttcctcctttctccctcaagctcacccacggccaacaaagaaaatgaaaagggaTGGTGtgatttttttgagtttttgaagtcctatatataggaaattgaaaacgtgagaaaatgtttatttcgcgattccgatttttcctactgattccaacgcattttagacacgatattcttcccgctgaatcttctaattcttcaaagaaatatcagtgatttttggttttcgaggcttgtttttaatgtttaccggctttaaaatgcactttatgcactttatggttttgacctcggatgcagaaacttccttctgaagaaaaatttggaacgtcgattagagtgggcgcacgcgtgtggaatcttcgtttgaagctccgaatagaaaaagtcttcatcgtcggttgattttagggttttgaactatcagggttttagtttcggcaaacgtccgaggattggaatcggacgttcgtacatcctagagtttcgccttgaaacgattgttataaaaaggaataagagaaagtcttatactcctcttgaagatttttggaatttattcctatagtgttccaagggtggaacacttcttttcctaaggttcttgtcctaggttttaagcgaatactaatcgtgctataacacTTATCGAccttgatacaatccttagaccctttcctgaactttctccttcataaaacgaaagtcaagttcctctcacgcttacacagaatcctatgcgtgaactggaaattatttatttattgaattctaaaatcttgggtcttacagcgacgacagtggagggtggaggcaatggtggtggtggtggcgatagggtggcggttgtggtgtcggtggtggagacattatggtggtggtggcgatagggtggtggtgtcggtggtggtggcggtggcggcaacaccggtggtggcggcggcggtggtggcagcgatggtggttgtggtgttggcgacgatacggtggtggtggtggtaaggcggtggcggctgcagTAGCGTGGCGGcaacggtggagggtggaggcaatggtgatggtggtggcgatagggtggtggttgtggtgtcggtggcggcgattatggtggtggtggcgatagggtggtggttgtggtggcggtagggcggtggtggtggtggtgacggttgggcggcggtggtgatcgggtggtggcggcaacacccgGTGGTGGTGctaatggtggtgtaagttggcagcaatggagggtggtagtgatggtgacttatgcgtcacaaccttatcatgtcttatccatcactcacatgatggattaaataatacgtcattttaacgtataaggggactttgatggataaactcataatgtattgtataagcttatactatcatgcctaatatggcgtgccaaacgagccctgaAAGTTTCATTGAAATAAGAAGACCAACATATCTAACCAGATACAAGCACAATGCAAACTGGGAAATTGTCCACCCAAATCTCATCACCATGAGTGAGAGAATACCTAGCTATGCCATTGGCAACCTTATTAGCAGCCCTAAAAATATGAACAAAAGAAATACTACTAAATAAAACAGCAAGCTTCAcataattttataataaaatgacatcatagttatattttttttattcatcagaAAATATTACAGGTCAAAcaaacaaaaagctaaagaggGGGGACATAGAGCCTCTCAACATGAGAGTTTTCAGTTCAATGGGACCTCTGTGACATTAAGTCAATAACACACAGAGAGGAGAGACTAGCACTCAAACTTACAAGTGAGTGCAGAAGCGTTGCAAGTTCAAGAAACTCAATGAATGTTTACAATCCTCCACACACGTTGTAGCATATTTTTAGTGTCCTTCATGCATGTCAAAATCTATCAATCCTTGTATGATCAATAGCAGCCACCACCTCCATACAATCCATTCATTCTTAATCACGTACTTATTTAAATGTTTATCAAAATCAACATGTAATATctcttattttaaataaaacaataattTGATAGTGCAATGGAATTAGGTACTCTAAAGAAAATAATAagttaacattaaattaaaagaataaaataataCTTGGATATATTTTTAAACtgttttttttggaaaacctTTTTTAAACTATATTCAAATCATTGATTCtttattatattttcaaaataataattattttataactCTTACCTTatcttaaaattttattaaacaatTCATCTTAAAATAGAAATATGGTTTAAAGTTTTTGAAAgcaatataatataaatttttgGGAGAAATTTGAGAATCGGTGAGAAAAGATATAAATGACCCATGAtgaagagattttttttttcaaaacgaAAACAATGCAGGAGAGGCAAGTGATATACACTTGCTCAAAGaataaaagagagagaataagaaTATGATGACATGACCTCATGTGATAAAGAGTGTAGTGTTTGAGTTTTTCACTCTCTAGAGTGAAGACTCAAATTTATAGTATACCTGATAATGGGTCGCCGTTTAAAATTATTctaatgaaaatagaaaaagatATATTTAATTTCACTTCTTCTACATATAATTTCACAAATACGTAATTTTGATTTTATAGTTTTAGTTGCTCCTTTCTAGGATATGTTGGCAGGCTTCCATCCATTATATGAAACTTCATGTAGAATGGTACTCCCTCcattccaaaactattgtagttttagggattgtttggttggaggagaatggaggggaggggagaggaggggagggatttttaaaatttaattttgtttggttcaaactttaggaggggaggggaggggaatgGAGGGGAGCAAAATCCCTCCAATCTCAATTTTTTAATCCCTCCAAAAGTGGGGGAATTAGGAGGGGAAATAAATTTCGGACAAAAATAACCCTACTCAAATTTAAAAATTCCAATCAAATTCATTTCACgttattttcttccttcttcaaaCCAAACACTGCTGCCCCCTCTCCGATCTCTTTCTCCGCCGCCGGCACTGCATGCAGTTGATTGATCAATCGGTCATGTTTTTATCTATATAGCCCTTTTTGTTTGATTActagttttgtttttgttactgTGTGAACTTGATTGTGGGTCTGATATTTCACCTGGTTTGCTGTGGGTTGTTTTTTCCTTCATTGCTCCACTGGTTTGTTGTGTAATTATGCACCGagtttctccttcttctttggCACTGGATAGCTTTTGGCCTAGTCCCACAGGGTGTTTCTTCCACGATGGTGATTGGTTCTCATTTTGTGATTGGATTCGTGGGGCAGCAGTAGGTGTTCTTTTGCGTTTTTCTTGCTGTTTCCATGTCCCCTgttcctttctttctttttcttttcatatgtTTTGTTTAAATTGATGAAATAGTTGACATTATTACTGGTAATAAATCTTGCAGTTTTGTTGATGATAggtataaaagtaattttaattataaaatatcttccctcccctcatgaaccaaataaaaaaaagttattttcccTTCCCTCTCTTCTATGAACCAAACACAATAAGTATTAAAATCTCTCCCCTcccttcccctcccctccattaaaatccctcccctcccctcccctcattTGAACCAAACAGTATGTTAGTTTTTTCACtaagtttaagagttcattaattgatgttataatttgactgaaacacccttatttaatatgagttatatgaaagagagagaatgaaaatcattggttaactaatttgtgagaattgtgattgatGAAAATAAGATGTGGTATTTgggagatacaatattaaatgagggcatggatggaagagaatgagataaagtgctttgaaaatgtaaaataacaatggttttggaacaaaacaaaaaagttaaaactacaatagttttggaacggagggagtatgagCTAATTGCTCCATACAGAAAACAAAAAGGTAGGGAGAGATTTAGTAACCTTGCCGTAGGGCAAGGGTAGGAGCAAGTAAAGGTAATATAGATCCATTATAGAGAAGGGAAAGGTCTGGGGAGGTAGTACTAAGCATGATAAGAGAAACAATGGTTGCATGGAAACCAAAGTCTTCCAAAGTAGCCCTAAGAGAAGTCTAATCCACAAGGGTCATATAATATACCAATTTGTAGTGAAGTAATCCCAATTTAACTAGTCAAATTTGTTTAAACAGATTGAAAAGTAGATTTAACACACATCAACCATCATAGATAAAACTGCCTAAATGCACAGCAATCCCTGTTTTCTAATTCATAACAGGGGCGCCAGCAATTCCGTTTCCTCAATGTACATTAGAAGAAAACAGTCAGGTACGAAATATGCATATAAAGGGTGCAACTGCAGAGCATTTTCACAGTTTCTTTCCCTTTCCTTCAGCAGAAAAATGGAGAATGTATTATTACTATATGAACAAATTCCTAAAGTAATAGTATCTCTTCATGAATGGGTCCATGCTGAAATATTCATGGAAGAACATCTGAAGAGGTATAAGAGGAGTCAGCCAAAGCTTCATGAAGAACTTTCAATGAGCTTTTAAGCCATGAATGGACCCAACATTGAACGGACAATATACAGAGTAATGAACAAGTGTGGGCATGTCAAAGGAATGTTGTGGGAACAGAACTAAGACCCTTGACACACACAAAGAAGTCTTCAGACCACACGGTTCCTCATTTCCTTTTTCCTGTTCCTGTGCCAATTGACAGGAGTTCAAAGCTCCTGAGTGTATCATCACGACCACCCCGTGTCCCTGACGCGCGAGTGAAAGATGTTTTGGACTCAAAACCAGGTTGAGTCCTCTGAGTTGAAGAAAGTCGGCTACCGCTTGAGACCAGTCTACTGGAACGGTTTTCACTAGGTTCACCAGAAGAACTTGGTCGGCTGCTGGATTGAACCGGCCTTTTTGAAGAACTTCCGTTACGGGATGAACTGCCGTTGCGGGAAGAGCTACGGGGCCTCTCAGAATCAGCTTGCTGCAAATAGTGTGTTAGGCGACAAGCAGTCAACTAAATATTCATAATAGTTTGAAGATAACAAAATCATCCAAAAAGGAAGCAATCATGACACATGTACTGACCACGTCTttggaagatggcaaatcaaCTAAGGACCTATGCCTAGAAGGATCACTATGCAGACCAAGCCCAGAGCTATTCCTCCTTGCAAATGCCTCAACTGCTCCTGAGAATCGATCCCGAATCTCTTGCCCACCTAAAGCAAAAAAAAACCTGAGTTGATGAAAGGCTTTTTCCTACAGCTTGTAGAAATGAAATTATGCACTGCTTTGTTGTGTACCATTACAGActcaaattattaaaataagggaaaataATATCAGTTGCGAACCAGATGAAGAGAATAAAGCACATAGATATGAAGAATAATAGAAACTTTAAGGATAATGTATATAACAAAACTATCAGCATAGCAGTAAGTTCAACAGAAAAGAAACAGAAACCTGAAGGCCGTTcttttctctctgctgatgttcCTGGGTTTATGACTGCT is a window of Lotus japonicus ecotype B-129 chromosome 5, LjGifu_v1.2 DNA encoding:
- the LOC130719682 gene encoding uncharacterized protein LOC130719682, yielding MTVAEYASKLESLAKHFRYFRGQIDEGYMCERFIDGLSYELQRAVQPLGLNRYQVLVEKTKGIEAIDNARGKYQGLNKSNQGSGGPTRTNQGRDDKGKHYQKKLYLRSQGEGAASGTFYPSGGDGTGPRPLSVSREDVTCFRCNKKGHFANRCTEGPLLCWNCNKPGHTAVECRIPKVEVAVNVARARRPTAGGRVNFISGTEVDKDEGLIRGTREIPGNSLIVLFNCGTTHSVIDLACATWLKLDVTELPFDLIVSTLVS